In the Wyeomyia smithii strain HCP4-BCI-WySm-NY-G18 chromosome 2, ASM2978416v1, whole genome shotgun sequence genome, one interval contains:
- the LOC129725630 gene encoding GEL complex subunit OPTI, which translates to MSAKNNNFDRKIRTDLNDFKSIWVRAIKPNSEWNEKDDFLDVIYWSRQVIGIVIGVFMGIFPLKGFIALALFAVINCGIVYFYCTSFQSIDDEAYGGMWEIIKEGFMTSFACFLVTWIIFYTGIHFDNVSQKIMH; encoded by the exons ATGTctgcaaaaaataataattttgatagaaaaattaGAACAGATTTGAACGATTTCAAAAGTATTTGGGTTCGTGCAATTAAGCCTAATTCAGAATGGAACGAAAAA GACGATTTTTTGGATGTTATATATTGGTCTCGGCAAGTTATCGGTATCGTTATTGGAGTGTTTATGGGAATTTTTCCCCTGAAGGGTTTTATAGCGCTTGCGTT GTTTGCTGTTATTAACTGTGGTATTGTGTATTTCTATTGCACAAGTTTTCAATCTATTGACGATGAAGCGTATGGTGGAATGTGGGAGATAATCAAAGAAGGATTTATGACATCTTTTGCCTGCTTTCTAGTGACATGGATTATTTTTTATACTGGCATTCATTTCGATAATGTGTCACAAAAAATTATGCATTAA